Sequence from the Actinomycetes bacterium genome:
AGCGGAAGGGCACCCGGTAGATGCGAGTCTGTCACGGCTTCACCGCCACGTTCGACGATCCGAACCTCGTGTCGTGCGCCGGGTTGGCGCCGGTGCTGGCGCTGGCCGAGCGCGTGGGGTTGCAGCGGCTGGCCACCGAGCATGTTCGGATCGACCAGCCGGGCGGCCGGTTCGCTGGTGTGAAGGTCCCGGCGCTGGTCGCGG
This genomic interval carries:
- a CDS encoding IS1380 family transposase — protein: MRVCHGFTATFDDPNLVSCAGLAPVLALAERVGLQRLATEHVRIDQPGGRFAGVKVPALVA